One window from the genome of Paraneptunicella aestuarii encodes:
- a CDS encoding peptidoglycan DD-metalloendopeptidase family protein has translation MVQKQLIHTIKALPRQHKLIMSGLMFMLLILAVLPSEKASASRNTPVVELELGKRYSIDVAPVESAIEEQIADDTKQEWKSYKVKSGDNLAKIFARAGLSPQDVYKVSKAGKEAKKLLTILPGEEIQILLDEQDNAFKGLRYAFSSTDTLLIEQNKGTLSSQIEHKAMSSRLNFSTGDIENSFWNAGVKSGLTDNQIMSLANIFGWDIDFALDIREGDSFNVIFEENFIEGEFIGYGDIVAAEFTNQGETYTAIRYKDGNYYTPEGRSMRKSFLRAPVNFKYISSNFKPRRFHPVQKRWKQHRGIDYAASTGTPVVAAGDGKVIKAGYDKYNGHHVFIQHGENYVTKYLHFSKRKVKKGQWVKQGQTIGLVGSTGLASGPHLHYEFLVNGVHQNPRTVTLPKANPIANKEKTEFLALASDYMDKLQNNKRIMLAMN, from the coding sequence ATGGTACAAAAACAATTAATTCACACCATAAAAGCACTGCCTCGCCAACATAAGCTGATCATGTCAGGGCTTATGTTCATGCTGCTTATTCTTGCAGTATTGCCTTCAGAAAAAGCCAGTGCATCTCGTAATACTCCCGTTGTAGAACTAGAACTGGGCAAGCGCTATTCCATTGATGTAGCACCTGTAGAAAGTGCAATTGAAGAACAAATCGCCGATGACACCAAACAAGAGTGGAAAAGCTATAAGGTTAAATCAGGCGACAATTTAGCGAAGATCTTCGCTCGTGCCGGCCTTTCCCCACAAGATGTTTATAAGGTCAGTAAAGCTGGCAAAGAAGCCAAGAAACTTCTCACAATTCTCCCCGGCGAAGAAATTCAAATACTGTTGGATGAGCAAGACAACGCCTTTAAAGGATTGCGTTACGCCTTTTCCAGTACAGACACCTTATTAATTGAGCAAAACAAAGGCACCCTTTCGTCTCAAATAGAACACAAAGCCATGAGCTCTCGATTGAACTTTTCTACTGGCGACATTGAGAACAGCTTCTGGAATGCTGGGGTTAAATCGGGTTTAACCGACAATCAAATTATGAGCCTTGCCAATATTTTCGGCTGGGATATCGACTTTGCTCTGGATATTCGAGAAGGCGATAGCTTCAACGTTATCTTTGAAGAAAACTTCATCGAAGGCGAATTTATCGGTTATGGCGACATTGTTGCGGCAGAGTTCACCAATCAGGGCGAAACTTACACGGCAATTCGCTACAAAGATGGCAACTACTACACGCCAGAAGGACGCAGTATGCGCAAGAGCTTCTTGCGCGCTCCAGTGAACTTTAAATATATCAGCTCTAACTTTAAGCCTCGCCGTTTCCACCCAGTACAAAAACGCTGGAAACAACACAGAGGTATTGATTACGCCGCCAGTACAGGCACGCCCGTTGTTGCAGCCGGTGATGGCAAAGTTATCAAAGCGGGATACGACAAATACAATGGTCATCACGTTTTCATTCAACATGGCGAAAACTACGTAACCAAATACCTGCACTTTTCCAAACGTAAGGTGAAGAAAGGTCAATGGGTGAAGCAAGGCCAAACTATCGGTTTGGTCGGCAGTACCGGGCTTGCAAGCGGGCCTCACCTTCACTATGAATTTTTGGTAAATGGCGTGCACCAAAATCCGCGTACGGTGACATTACCTAAAGCGAACCCAATTGCCAACAAGGAAAAAACCGAATTTCTGGCACTCGCATCTGATTACATGGATAAGTTGCAAAACAATAAGCGAATTATGTTGGCAATGAATTAA
- a CDS encoding IS630 family transposase (programmed frameshift) encodes MKKIDFTALSKKETNAAKRIRLLALAHYSEGMNKAQIARTLKVSRASVNKWVAAFLDKGIDGLDAKSPPGRPASLSSEQIKKLSRYIEYHSRSDVGGRLTGADIQAWISSHLNVDYKMSNIYRLLHQWGFSWISSRSKHPKQSQNAQEEFKKTLEINVIKLCPGHLSLNNVDIWFQDEARFGQQNTTSRLWARTGSRPRAVKQQQFEYAYLFGAVCPATGETEALITPWVNKDAMTLHLKQISERTKPGRMAVVIMDGAGWHTEDTIQPFDNIRMLKLPPYSPELNPVEQVWSWLRQHALSNRIFEGYEDIVDACSDAWNTFVKDTHRVISLCTRKWAQLNG; translated from the exons CTGAAAAAGATAGATTTCACTGCGCTTTCAAAAAAGGAAACTAACGCAGCTAAAAGGATCAGGTTACTTGCATTGGCTCATTACAGTGAAGGAATGAACAAAGCACAGATTGCCAGAACACTTAAGGTCAGCAGGGCAAGTGTAAATAAATGGGTAGCGGCTTTTCTGGATAAAGGAATTGATGGCCTGGATGCCAAATCTCCTCCCGGTCGTCCTGCATCGCTGTCATCAGAACAGATAAAAAAGCTATCTCGCTATATTGAATATCATAGTCGTTCTGATGTTGGGGGAAGACTGACGGGAGCCGATATCCAAGCCTGGATATCGAGCCATCTGAATGTGGATTATAAAATGTCCAACATTTATCGTCTCTTGCATCAATGGGGTTTTTCATGGATTTCCAGCCGTTCAAAACATCCAAAGCAATCGCAAAATGCTCAGGAAGAGTTTAAAAAAAC ACTGGAGATTAATGTGATCAAACTTTGTCCAGGACATCTGTCTCTGAACAATGTTGATATCTGGTTTCAGGATGAAGCTCGCTTTGGTCAGCAAAATACCACCTCTCGTTTATGGGCGAGAACTGGCAGTCGCCCACGCGCAGTCAAACAGCAACAATTTGAATATGCCTATCTTTTCGGTGCTGTCTGTCCCGCAACCGGCGAAACAGAGGCGCTCATAACGCCTTGGGTCAACAAGGATGCAATGACATTGCACTTGAAACAGATTTCTGAACGTACGAAACCGGGGCGAATGGCCGTCGTCATCATGGATGGCGCAGGATGGCATACAGAGGACACGATCCAACCATTTGATAATATTCGTATGCTAAAGCTTCCTCCCTACTCACCGGAACTGAATCCGGTTGAACAGGTATGGAGTTGGCTTCGTCAGCACGCACTGTCCAACCGCATATTTGAAGGGTATGAAGATATCGTGGATGCATGTAGTGACGCTTGGAATACATTTGTCAAAGATACCCATCGTGTTATCTCTTTATGCACCAGAAAATGGGCACAGTTAAATGGCTAG
- a CDS encoding anhydro-N-acetylmuramic acid kinase translates to MSTRELYIGLMSGTSIDGIDLALVDMNSGIPKRLAHETFAYSSDLADELHQLCQSGADEIERMGAADIKLAKAFANAVKQTLAQHNLSPNDIIAIGSHGQTIRHRPNSDYPFTLQIGDPNTLAVETGIDVVSDFRRKDIALGGQGAPLVPAFHNAVFSSDTSNRAIVNIGGIANITWLPKGQDPIVGFDTGPGNRLMDAWCTTHTGKPFDSNGNWARQGQVDSELLQQLLSHPYLAQSFPKSTGRELFNLDWLEQQLSNAGKPNTSVDIQRTLLEFTAESISLHLTQLAELEEVFICGGGAENTFLMDRLQQLLAPIKVSSTNSLNIPPDTVEAMAFAWLAYAFKNNIPGNIPSVTGASREALLGGLYPAR, encoded by the coding sequence ATGTCTACTCGTGAGCTTTATATCGGACTCATGTCAGGTACTAGCATAGATGGCATCGATCTGGCGTTGGTCGATATGAATAGTGGCATTCCCAAGCGACTAGCACACGAAACCTTTGCTTATTCCTCCGATTTAGCAGACGAGTTGCATCAGCTCTGCCAATCTGGTGCGGATGAAATTGAGCGTATGGGAGCAGCCGATATTAAATTGGCAAAAGCCTTTGCCAATGCGGTTAAGCAAACATTAGCTCAACATAACCTGTCCCCCAATGACATTATTGCAATTGGTAGTCACGGACAAACTATACGTCATCGTCCAAACTCAGATTACCCCTTCACTTTGCAGATCGGTGATCCTAATACATTAGCCGTGGAAACAGGTATTGATGTTGTTTCAGACTTTCGGCGCAAAGACATCGCCCTTGGAGGACAAGGCGCACCACTAGTACCCGCTTTTCATAATGCGGTTTTTTCATCAGATACCTCAAATAGAGCCATAGTGAACATCGGCGGCATCGCCAATATTACCTGGTTACCAAAAGGCCAAGATCCTATCGTTGGATTTGATACCGGCCCAGGAAACAGACTTATGGATGCCTGGTGTACAACGCATACTGGCAAGCCATTCGATTCAAATGGAAACTGGGCAAGACAAGGGCAAGTAGATAGCGAGCTACTACAACAGTTACTCTCTCATCCGTATTTAGCTCAGTCATTTCCCAAAAGTACAGGGCGTGAATTGTTTAATTTAGACTGGCTAGAACAACAGCTTTCTAATGCAGGGAAACCTAATACGTCAGTGGATATACAACGTACATTATTGGAATTTACAGCTGAATCTATCTCATTACATCTGACACAGTTAGCTGAGCTTGAAGAAGTCTTTATATGCGGCGGCGGAGCTGAAAATACATTCTTAATGGACCGACTACAGCAATTATTAGCTCCAATAAAAGTATCATCCACAAACTCATTGAATATACCACCAGATACAGTCGAAGCAATGGCCTTTGCATGGCTAGCCTACGCCTTCAAAAATAATATTCCTGGAAATATTCCCTCAGTAACAGGCGCAAGTAGAGAAGCACTTCTAGGCGGGCTTTATCCGGCTCGATAG
- a CDS encoding helix-turn-helix domain-containing protein: MLKKIDFTALSKKETNAAKRIRLLALAHYSEGMNKAQIARTLKVSRASVNKWVAAFLDKGIDGLDAKSPPGRPASLSSEQIKKLSRYIEYHSRSDVGGRLTGADIQAWISSHLNVDYKMSNIYRLLHHTNPIKNMI; this comes from the coding sequence ATGCTAAAAAAGATAGATTTCACTGCGCTTTCCAAAAAGGAAACTAACGCAGCTAAAAGGATCAGGTTACTTGCATTGGCTCATTACAGTGAAGGAATGAACAAAGCACAAATAGCTAGAACACTTAAGGTCAGCAGGGCAAGTGTAAATAAATGGGTAGCGGCTTTTCTGGATAAAGGAATTGATGGCCTGGATGCCAAATCTCCTCCCGGTCGTCCTGCATCGCTGTCATCAGAACAGATAAAAAAGCTATCTCGCTATATTGAATATCATAGTCGTTCTGATGTCGGGGGAAGACTGACGGGAGCCGATATCCAAGCCTGGATATCGAGCCATCTGAATGTGGATTATAAAATGTCCAACATTTACCGTCTCTTGCATCATACCAATCCCATTAAAAATATGATCTAA
- a CDS encoding NAD(P)/FAD-dependent oxidoreductase, with translation MYDPLTHSNIAPNQGYPGSFWAADTQQRLNFPQFEGETETDVVVIGGGYTGLAAALELRQKGVAVCLLEANEIGWGCAGRNAGFALPGSGRLGYGALKKAYGEEDADEIIKEFYAAPEELKAFIEKHSLDVDYTQGGYLKIAHKQKFYQLFEQQYEELPEAYRKHLSLVSKEQLSSSLLDTNKQHGGLYNNSSFGINPLKMALAMAELVDKSGGTIFCNSPVLSYERNGPHYEVKTAKGLLRSKYIILATNAYTPNKSLPALHRIQFPVLSSVLVTQPLSDEQLELFKQPGLLCMDTRALKYYYRLLPDNRLLFGGRGTIKGSNHDSQGIKNKLLGALKDSFPTLDNMQIDYYWSGWVSVSQDQIPHIGCFPDNPDVYYAMGYCGSGVAFTHTAGKRLAQLITAPEDVPELPIYWRFPKPFPLAQFRRLGLWGYYQWQGLMDLA, from the coding sequence TATAGCCCCTAATCAGGGTTATCCCGGCAGCTTTTGGGCTGCTGACACGCAACAACGATTGAATTTCCCGCAATTTGAAGGGGAGACAGAAACCGATGTCGTGGTTATTGGTGGCGGCTACACAGGGCTTGCCGCAGCGCTGGAACTACGCCAGAAAGGCGTTGCGGTTTGCTTACTTGAAGCTAACGAAATTGGCTGGGGCTGTGCAGGCAGAAATGCAGGCTTTGCTTTACCTGGCTCGGGGCGTTTGGGTTATGGGGCATTAAAAAAAGCCTATGGCGAAGAAGACGCCGATGAAATCATCAAAGAATTTTATGCCGCACCAGAAGAATTAAAAGCCTTCATCGAAAAGCATTCACTGGATGTCGATTACACTCAGGGCGGCTACCTGAAAATTGCTCATAAACAGAAGTTTTATCAGTTATTTGAACAACAATATGAAGAACTTCCAGAAGCTTACCGCAAACATCTTTCACTGGTGAGTAAAGAGCAGTTAAGTAGCTCGTTATTGGATACCAACAAGCAACACGGTGGTTTGTACAACAACTCTTCCTTTGGCATCAACCCACTAAAAATGGCATTAGCCATGGCAGAACTGGTTGATAAGAGTGGCGGTACGATTTTCTGTAACTCACCAGTATTGTCATACGAGCGCAACGGCCCTCATTATGAAGTAAAAACCGCGAAGGGCTTGCTGCGTAGCAAATACATTATTCTGGCGACCAACGCCTACACACCGAATAAATCATTGCCAGCATTGCATCGTATTCAATTCCCGGTGCTTTCCAGCGTATTGGTGACTCAACCTTTAAGTGACGAGCAGTTAGAGCTCTTCAAACAACCCGGCTTGTTATGCATGGATACCCGTGCCTTGAAATATTACTACCGATTGCTGCCAGACAATCGCCTGTTATTTGGTGGCCGCGGCACGATAAAAGGCAGTAATCATGATAGCCAGGGCATCAAAAATAAGCTTCTAGGCGCATTAAAAGATAGCTTCCCCACATTGGATAATATGCAAATTGACTATTATTGGAGTGGTTGGGTAAGTGTGTCTCAGGATCAGATACCACACATTGGTTGCTTCCCTGACAACCCGGACGTTTACTATGCAATGGGTTACTGTGGCTCAGGGGTGGCATTTACTCATACTGCCGGAAAACGATTAGCACAGCTGATCACAGCTCCAGAGGATGTTCCAGAATTACCCATTTACTGGCGCTTCCCCAAGCCTTTCCCTCTGGCTCAGTTCAGACGCTTGGGCTTATGGGGTTATTACCAATGGCAAGGCTTGATGGACTTGGCTTAG
- the tyrS gene encoding tyrosine--tRNA ligase yields the protein MSDWQQAFAEIKRGADEILLEEELIEKLKEGKPLKIKAGFDPTAPDLHLGHTVLINKMRTFQDLGHDIIFLIGDFTGMIGDPTGKNVTRKPLTREEVLANAETYKQQVFKILDPEKTQVRFNSEWMEKLGAAGMIKLAARQTVARMLERDDFKKRYANGQPIAIHEFLYPLAQGWDSVALESDVELGGTDQRFNLLMGRELQKEEKQRPQTVLMMPLLEGLDGVQKMSKSLNNYIGITDAPNDMFGKVMSISDELMWRYYELLSFRPIEEIEAFKKQVEEGANPRDIKISLAKELIERFHDAEAAEQAHQDFIQRFQKNAIPDDMPEVSLPLDPEGVAIANLLKDADLVGSTSEAMRMIKQGAVKIDGEKVSDAKHTITEAGTAVYQVGKRKFARVTLN from the coding sequence ATGTCGGATTGGCAACAAGCATTTGCGGAGATCAAACGCGGTGCAGATGAAATTTTGTTGGAAGAAGAGCTCATTGAGAAGCTAAAAGAAGGCAAACCCTTAAAAATCAAAGCTGGATTTGATCCAACCGCACCAGACCTGCATTTGGGGCATACGGTTTTGATCAATAAGATGAGAACCTTCCAGGATTTGGGTCACGATATCATTTTCCTGATTGGCGATTTCACCGGCATGATCGGCGATCCCACAGGTAAAAACGTCACCAGAAAACCATTAACGCGTGAAGAAGTGCTTGCTAACGCTGAAACCTACAAACAACAAGTATTCAAAATTCTAGACCCAGAAAAAACACAAGTTCGCTTTAACTCGGAGTGGATGGAAAAGCTGGGTGCAGCAGGCATGATCAAACTAGCGGCAAGACAAACGGTTGCCCGTATGTTGGAACGTGACGATTTCAAAAAACGTTATGCTAATGGTCAGCCTATCGCAATCCACGAGTTTTTATATCCGTTGGCGCAAGGTTGGGATTCTGTGGCATTGGAATCTGACGTTGAGTTGGGGGGCACGGATCAGCGATTCAACCTGCTGATGGGACGTGAGCTGCAAAAAGAGGAGAAGCAAAGACCACAGACGGTATTGATGATGCCTTTGTTGGAAGGATTGGATGGCGTACAAAAGATGTCCAAGTCTTTGAACAACTACATTGGTATCACCGATGCGCCTAACGATATGTTTGGCAAGGTGATGTCTATCTCTGATGAGTTGATGTGGCGTTACTATGAGTTGTTGAGCTTCCGTCCTATTGAGGAAATCGAAGCTTTCAAAAAGCAGGTTGAAGAAGGCGCTAATCCAAGAGATATCAAGATCTCGTTGGCAAAAGAACTTATTGAGCGTTTTCATGATGCAGAGGCTGCGGAGCAAGCGCATCAGGACTTTATTCAGCGTTTCCAGAAGAATGCGATTCCTGACGACATGCCAGAAGTGTCATTGCCACTCGATCCCGAAGGTGTTGCTATTGCTAACTTGTTGAAAGATGCGGATTTGGTTGGTTCTACTTCAGAAGCCATGCGCATGATCAAACAAGGCGCGGTGAAAATCGATGGGGAAAAGGTATCTGATGCCAAGCATACCATCACCGAAGCTGGCACTGCGGTTTATCAGGTTGGCAAGCGTAAGTTCGCTCGCGTAACGCTAAATTAA